From the Amycolatopsis thermoflava N1165 genome, one window contains:
- a CDS encoding RNA polymerase-binding protein RbpA encodes MVGGNAIRGTRVGAGPSGESERGEAAPRRRVSYWCANGHESKPSFAMDAEVPDEWDCPRCGLPAGQDEKNPPAAPRTEPYKTHLAYVKERRSDADGEAILAEALERLRQRRQI; translated from the coding sequence ATGGTTGGCGGTAACGCAATCAGAGGCACCAGGGTCGGTGCCGGTCCGTCCGGCGAGTCGGAGCGCGGCGAGGCCGCTCCCCGCCGCCGGGTGTCGTACTGGTGTGCCAACGGGCACGAGTCCAAGCCGTCGTTCGCCATGGACGCGGAGGTGCCGGACGAGTGGGACTGCCCGCGTTGCGGGCTGCCTGCCGGCCAGGACGAGAAGAACCCGCCGGCCGCGCCGCGGACCGAGCCCTACAAGACCCACCTGGCGTACGTGAAGGAGCGACGCAGCGACGCCGACGGTGAGGCCATCCTCGCCGAGGCGCTCGAGCGCCTGCGTCAGCGCCGTCAAATCTGA
- a CDS encoding sensor histidine kinase, producing the protein MSTEGLSIGISVGGPGAGAADRAHRGSRRAALARRVVWAPLAIDATAILIAVLDVWLVIPEKAPPYSIYLSGLACLALAGRRWMPFGVVLLTVPGFLTGWSQLAAMIALGMLATRKQTHWQVWVGAALVWMCRFVQWPLSDFAQLSWREHVLDGIYGVLVAGMPIAIGLLIGARAQLSQKLGELAASRDRERKLTADAVRAEERARLAREMHDVVSHDITLIAMQAGVLTAQESPSARQTAEVIRQLSTRTLEELRSLVGVLRSGLVDEGPQPGIAELGRLVHNSAVAVRLTMDEVPEEVPPKVSAAAYRTVQEALTNVRKHAPGATATVLVRGEDGALSVEVCNERPPCEAVAELPSGGYGLTGLAERARLLGGSLETCSTEDGGFRVRARYPLAV; encoded by the coding sequence ATGAGCACCGAGGGACTCTCCATCGGGATTTCGGTCGGCGGCCCAGGCGCGGGGGCCGCCGACCGGGCGCACCGCGGCTCGCGCCGGGCGGCTCTGGCTCGCCGCGTGGTGTGGGCGCCGCTGGCGATCGACGCCACCGCGATCCTCATCGCCGTGCTCGACGTCTGGCTCGTCATCCCCGAGAAGGCGCCGCCGTACTCGATCTACCTGTCCGGGCTCGCCTGCCTGGCGCTGGCCGGGCGCCGCTGGATGCCGTTCGGCGTGGTGCTGCTGACCGTGCCCGGGTTCCTCACCGGCTGGTCGCAGCTGGCCGCGATGATCGCGCTGGGCATGCTCGCCACCCGCAAGCAGACCCACTGGCAGGTGTGGGTCGGCGCGGCGCTGGTGTGGATGTGCCGGTTCGTGCAGTGGCCGTTGAGCGACTTCGCGCAGCTGAGCTGGCGCGAGCACGTGCTGGACGGCATTTACGGTGTCCTGGTGGCCGGGATGCCGATCGCGATCGGGCTGCTGATCGGGGCCCGCGCGCAGCTGTCGCAGAAGCTGGGTGAGCTGGCCGCCAGCCGCGACCGGGAACGCAAGCTCACCGCGGACGCCGTACGCGCCGAGGAACGGGCCCGGCTCGCGCGCGAGATGCACGACGTGGTCTCCCACGACATCACCCTTATCGCGATGCAGGCGGGGGTGCTCACCGCCCAGGAGTCGCCCTCGGCCCGGCAGACCGCCGAGGTGATCCGGCAGCTGTCCACCCGCACGCTGGAGGAACTGCGGTCGCTGGTGGGCGTGCTGCGGTCCGGGCTGGTCGACGAAGGCCCGCAACCAGGCATCGCCGAGCTGGGGCGGCTCGTGCACAACAGCGCGGTCGCCGTGCGGCTGACCATGGACGAGGTGCCGGAAGAGGTGCCGCCGAAGGTGTCGGCCGCGGCGTACCGGACGGTGCAGGAGGCGCTGACCAACGTCCGCAAACACGCGCCCGGGGCTACCGCGACGGTGCTCGTCCGTGGCGAGGACGGGGCGTTGAGCGTGGAGGTGTGCAACGAGCGGCCACCTTGTGAGGCGGTGGCTGAGTTGCCTTCCGGCGGGTACGGGTTGACTGGGCTGGCGGAGCGGGCCCGGTTGCTCGGCGGGAGTTTGGAGACCTGCTCCACCGAGGATGGGGGGTTTCGGGTTCGTGCTCGTTATCCCTTGGCTGTGTAG
- a CDS encoding serine hydrolase domain-containing protein, producing the protein MHRTPLSRRTFGRLTGAAGAGLLAGGALTGTAHAATWRATGTAVAALSAFDTQMKTFMQARGIPAGQLAVTYGGRLVLARGYSTDSTLTVQPTSLFRIASLSKPITAAAVLRLAQDGQLALDTPVTSILDLPATADARWPQITVRRLLQHLGGWDRAISGDPNFADRTISRALGVPLELYPDDVIRYMAGRPLDHTPGTTYAYSNFGYLLAGRVIEEVSGLAYADYVRQKLLAPLGITRMAQGWSIARHTGEVPYRSQYSGVTVLDASGATVPSPYGTFSMRVHGANGGWIASAVDLVRWARVFDQPSAVLNSASLGQVFAQPETGIGSGGSYYGLGWLVRPVSGGTGRNTWHDGSLPGTYTLMVRNYQGASWAVLFNQRDDASGLSYSDIDAALWTAYRAVTSWPSGDQFPSYF; encoded by the coding sequence ATGCACCGCACTCCCCTGTCCCGGCGGACCTTCGGCAGGCTCACCGGCGCCGCCGGCGCCGGGCTCCTCGCCGGTGGCGCGCTCACCGGGACGGCGCACGCGGCGACGTGGCGGGCCACCGGCACCGCGGTGGCGGCGTTGAGCGCCTTCGACACCCAGATGAAGACGTTCATGCAGGCGCGGGGCATCCCGGCCGGGCAGCTCGCCGTCACCTACGGCGGCCGGCTCGTCCTCGCCCGCGGCTACAGCACCGACAGCACGCTGACGGTGCAGCCGACGTCGCTGTTCCGGATCGCCAGCCTGTCCAAGCCGATCACCGCCGCCGCCGTGCTGCGGCTCGCCCAGGACGGGCAGCTGGCACTGGACACGCCGGTCACCTCGATCCTGGACCTGCCTGCCACCGCCGACGCCCGCTGGCCGCAGATCACCGTGCGACGGCTGCTGCAGCACCTGGGCGGCTGGGACCGCGCGATCTCCGGCGACCCGAACTTCGCCGACCGCACGATCTCGCGTGCGCTCGGCGTGCCGCTGGAGCTGTACCCGGACGACGTCATCCGCTACATGGCCGGGCGGCCGCTGGACCACACGCCCGGCACCACGTACGCCTACTCCAACTTCGGGTACCTGCTCGCCGGGCGGGTCATCGAGGAGGTCAGCGGCCTGGCCTACGCGGACTACGTGCGGCAGAAGCTGCTCGCCCCGCTCGGGATCACGCGGATGGCGCAGGGCTGGAGCATCGCCCGGCACACCGGCGAGGTGCCGTACCGGTCCCAGTACAGCGGTGTGACGGTGCTCGACGCCTCCGGGGCGACCGTGCCCAGCCCGTACGGCACGTTCAGCATGCGCGTCCACGGCGCCAACGGCGGCTGGATCGCGTCGGCGGTCGACCTGGTCCGCTGGGCGCGCGTGTTCGACCAGCCGTCCGCGGTGCTGAACAGCGCTTCGCTGGGCCAGGTGTTCGCGCAACCGGAGACCGGGATCGGCAGCGGCGGCTCGTACTACGGGCTGGGCTGGCTGGTGCGCCCGGTCAGCGGCGGCACCGGGCGCAACACGTGGCACGACGGCTCGCTGCCCGGCACCTACACCCTGATGGTGCGCAACTACCAGGGGGCGAGCTGGGCGGTGCTGTTCAACCAGCGGGACGACGCGTCGGGCCTGTCCTACAGCGACATCGACGCCGCGCTGTGGACCGCCTACCGCGCGGTGACGAGCTGGCCGTCGGGCGATCAGTTCCCGTCCTACTTCTGA
- the pgl gene encoding 6-phosphogluconolactonase, with the protein MASSEVVVYANGELLAAAAAARLVTRLVDLQAAKGSASLVLTGGGTGIAVLEQLRRSPARDAVDWSRLDLYWGDERFVPADDDERNEKQAREALLNHVPVDPKRVHAMAASDGEFGDDVDAAAAAYAQVLADNARPEDHGDVPQFDICLLGLGGEGHTASVFPESPAVYETERSVVAVRNCPKPPPTRVSLTLPAIRRSHDVWLMTTGEAKADAVALALSGAGEVQVPVAGARGQRRTLWLLDRTAASKLSNVYQPPTA; encoded by the coding sequence ATGGCCTCTTCCGAAGTAGTGGTCTACGCCAACGGTGAGCTGCTGGCGGCTGCCGCGGCGGCCCGGCTGGTGACGCGGCTGGTGGACCTGCAGGCCGCGAAGGGTTCGGCGTCGCTGGTGCTGACCGGCGGCGGCACCGGGATCGCGGTGCTGGAGCAGCTGCGCCGCTCCCCCGCCCGGGACGCGGTGGACTGGTCGCGGCTGGACCTCTACTGGGGCGACGAGCGGTTCGTGCCCGCGGACGACGACGAGCGCAACGAGAAGCAGGCCCGCGAGGCGCTGCTGAACCACGTGCCCGTCGACCCGAAGCGGGTGCACGCGATGGCGGCCTCGGACGGTGAGTTCGGCGACGACGTGGACGCGGCCGCGGCGGCGTACGCGCAGGTGCTGGCGGACAACGCGCGGCCGGAGGACCACGGCGACGTGCCGCAGTTCGACATCTGCCTGCTCGGTCTCGGCGGTGAGGGCCACACCGCGTCGGTGTTCCCCGAGTCGCCCGCGGTGTACGAGACGGAGCGGTCGGTGGTGGCGGTGCGCAACTGCCCGAAGCCGCCGCCGACGCGCGTGTCGCTGACGCTGCCCGCGATCCGGCGCTCGCACGACGTCTGGCTGATGACGACGGGTGAGGCGAAGGCCGACGCCGTCGCGCTGGCCCTGTCCGGCGCGGGCGAGGTGCAGGTGCCCGTGGCGGGCGCCCGCGGCCAGCGGCGGACGCTGTGGCTGCTGGACCGCACGGCGGCGAGCAAGCTGTCGAACGTGTACCAGCCGCCGACGGCGTGA
- the opcA gene encoding glucose-6-phosphate dehydrogenase assembly protein OpcA → MIIDLPSTTTSQVNRKMVELRERGGAVALGRVLTLVIVDDDGEHLEEHIDAANEASREHPCRVIVLARGSRTAAARIDAQIRVGGDAGASEVIILRLYGPLASQGQSAVIPLLLPDAPIVAWWPSSGPKVPAQDPIGELAQRRITDSAAERNPIRALAARRKAYVPGDTDLAWTRLTNWRAQLVAALDLPPYEKVTGATVTGEADSPSTELLAGWLAEYLKVPVRRVKTTTAQGIVSVELERRSGAIALHRPDGKVGTLMQPGQPTRRIALHRRNTKDCLIEELRRLDPDEVFEASLQGLDKLASGSVGAAKKKAPTKKPAKSAKASA, encoded by the coding sequence GTGATCATCGACCTGCCTTCGACCACGACCTCGCAGGTCAACCGCAAGATGGTCGAACTGCGTGAGCGCGGTGGCGCGGTGGCGCTGGGCCGGGTGCTGACGCTGGTGATCGTCGACGACGACGGCGAGCACCTGGAGGAGCACATCGACGCGGCCAACGAGGCCAGCCGCGAGCACCCGTGCCGGGTGATCGTGCTGGCCCGCGGGTCGCGCACGGCCGCGGCCCGCATCGACGCGCAGATCCGCGTCGGCGGCGACGCCGGTGCGAGCGAGGTCATCATCCTGCGGCTGTACGGGCCGCTGGCGTCGCAGGGCCAGAGCGCGGTGATCCCGCTGCTGCTGCCCGACGCGCCGATCGTGGCGTGGTGGCCCAGCTCCGGCCCGAAGGTGCCGGCGCAGGACCCGATCGGGGAGCTGGCGCAGCGCCGGATCACCGACTCGGCGGCGGAGCGCAACCCGATAAGGGCTCTGGCGGCGCGCCGGAAGGCGTACGTGCCGGGCGACACGGACCTGGCGTGGACGCGGCTGACCAACTGGCGCGCCCAGCTGGTCGCGGCGCTGGACCTGCCGCCGTACGAGAAGGTCACCGGCGCCACGGTGACCGGTGAGGCCGACTCGCCGTCGACGGAGCTGCTCGCGGGCTGGCTCGCCGAGTACCTGAAGGTGCCGGTGCGCCGGGTCAAGACGACCACCGCGCAGGGCATCGTGTCGGTGGAGCTGGAGCGCCGCTCGGGCGCGATCGCGCTGCACCGGCCGGACGGCAAGGTGGGCACGCTCATGCAGCCGGGCCAGCCGACGCGGCGGATCGCGCTGCACCGGCGCAACACCAAGGACTGCCTGATCGAGGAGCTGCGGCGGCTCGACCCGGACGAGGTGTTCGAGGCGTCGCTGCAGGGCCTGGACAAGCTGGCCTCGGGTTCGGTGGGCGCCGCCAAGAAGAAGGCGCCCACGAAGAAGCCGGCGAAGTCGGCGAAGGCGAGCGCGTGA
- the zwf gene encoding glucose-6-phosphate dehydrogenase — protein sequence MSNKGWSNPLRDPRDKRLPRIAGPSSLVIFGVTGDLSRKKLMPAIYDLANRGLLPAGFSLVGFARRDWENEDFGQLVHDAVAEHARTPFRESVWNRLAEGIRFVQGTFDDDDAFDRLAQTVRELDAERGTGGNTAFYLSIPPSAFPVVTKQLARSGLAQSDDESWRRVVIEKPFGHDLASAKELNAIVNDVFPEESVFRIDHYLGKETVQNILALRFANQLFEPIWNANYVDHVQITMAEDIGLGGRAGYYDGIGAARDVIQNHLLQLLAFTAMEEPLSFEPRALRAEKIKVLRATKPMQPFAETTARGQYTGGWQGGKKVPGLLQEAGFAKDSTTETYAAVSLEVQNRRWAGVPFYLRTGKRLGRRVTEIAVVFKRAPHLPFDYTSTEELGQNALVIRVQPDEGVTLRFGSKVPGTTMEVRDVTMDFGYGHAFTESSPEAYERLILDVLLGEPSLFPVNEEVELSWEILDPILEFWAKNGTPEPYPPGTWGPPSADEVLERSGRNWRRP from the coding sequence GTGAGCAATAAGGGGTGGAGCAACCCACTCAGGGATCCTCGCGACAAGCGGCTGCCGAGGATCGCCGGGCCGTCCAGCCTGGTGATCTTCGGCGTCACCGGTGACCTCTCCCGCAAGAAGCTGATGCCGGCGATCTACGACCTGGCCAACCGCGGGCTGCTGCCCGCGGGGTTCTCGCTGGTCGGCTTCGCGCGGCGGGACTGGGAGAACGAGGACTTCGGGCAGCTCGTGCACGACGCGGTCGCCGAGCACGCCCGGACCCCGTTCCGCGAGTCGGTGTGGAACCGGCTCGCCGAGGGCATCCGGTTCGTACAGGGCACGTTCGACGACGACGACGCGTTCGACCGGCTCGCGCAGACCGTGCGCGAGCTGGACGCCGAGCGCGGCACCGGTGGCAACACCGCGTTCTACCTGTCGATCCCGCCCAGCGCGTTCCCGGTGGTGACCAAGCAGCTGGCCCGTTCGGGCCTGGCGCAGTCCGACGACGAGTCGTGGCGCCGCGTGGTGATCGAGAAGCCGTTCGGCCACGACCTGGCCAGCGCCAAGGAGCTCAACGCGATCGTCAACGACGTCTTCCCCGAGGAGTCGGTGTTCCGCATCGACCACTACCTCGGCAAGGAGACCGTCCAGAACATCCTCGCGCTGCGCTTCGCGAACCAGCTGTTCGAGCCGATCTGGAACGCCAACTACGTCGACCACGTGCAGATCACCATGGCCGAGGACATCGGCCTCGGCGGTCGCGCCGGGTACTACGACGGCATCGGCGCCGCGCGCGACGTGATCCAGAACCACCTCCTCCAGCTGCTCGCGTTCACCGCGATGGAGGAGCCGCTGTCGTTCGAGCCGCGGGCGCTGCGGGCGGAGAAGATCAAGGTTTTGCGGGCCACCAAGCCGATGCAGCCGTTCGCCGAGACCACGGCGCGCGGCCAGTACACCGGCGGCTGGCAGGGCGGCAAGAAGGTGCCGGGCCTGCTGCAGGAGGCCGGGTTCGCGAAGGACTCGACCACCGAGACCTACGCCGCGGTGTCGCTGGAGGTGCAGAACCGCCGCTGGGCGGGGGTGCCGTTCTACCTGCGCACCGGCAAGCGGCTGGGCCGCCGGGTCACCGAGATCGCCGTCGTGTTCAAGCGGGCGCCGCACCTGCCGTTCGACTACACCTCGACGGAGGAGCTGGGGCAGAACGCCCTGGTGATCCGGGTGCAGCCGGACGAGGGCGTGACGCTGCGGTTCGGCTCGAAGGTGCCGGGCACCACGATGGAGGTCCGCGACGTCACGATGGACTTCGGCTACGGGCACGCGTTCACCGAGTCGTCGCCGGAGGCCTACGAGCGGCTGATCCTGGACGTGCTGCTCGGCGAGCCGTCGCTGTTCCCGGTCAACGAAGAGGTCGAGCTGTCCTGGGAGATCCTCGACCCGATCCTGGAGTTCTGGGCGAAGAACGGCACGCCCGAGCCCTATCCCCCGGGCACCTGGGGTCCGCCGTCGGCGGACGAGGTCCTGGAGCGCAGCGGCCGGAACTGGAGGCGCCCGTGA
- a CDS encoding glucose-6-phosphate isomerase, whose translation MVGEELTVTISDEELAAQAAPLVDELVADQVASKVAAQDPTLWGPDAESEASIRLSWTTLHKSSRPLIGEIEALREALRGEGVDRIVLAGMGGSSLAPEVIAATENVALTVLDTTDPGQVADALAGDLQRTVLVVSSKSGGTVETDSHRRIFAKAFADNGIDAARRIVVVTDPGSPLSELAEKEGYRKVFLADPHVGGRYSALTAFGLVPAGLAGADIARLLDQAAAAAQVLGADSADNPAVKLAAAWAAAHNAGAEKVVLADTGSGITGFADWAEQLIAESTGKLGTGLLPVAVDGPAAPGFADAGADATPVAIGPVTGAAKVATTGSLGAQFLLWEFATAIAGRLLKINPFDQPDVEAAKKAARSLLDDPSKLTGGETPTTVDDAVEIFAPAGVSGDGSLSDVLREFLATAPEGGYLAVQAYLDRLDDASAALLRPELAKRTGLQTTFGWGPRFLHSTGQYHKGGHQNGIFLQITGANEDDLDVPDRPYTLGQLQHAQALGDGQVLTERGRPVLRLHLTDRAAGLAELMRAVQEAE comes from the coding sequence GTGGTGGGGGAAGAGCTGACCGTCACGATCAGCGACGAGGAGCTGGCCGCGCAAGCGGCCCCGCTGGTCGACGAGCTCGTCGCCGACCAGGTCGCGTCCAAGGTCGCGGCGCAGGACCCCACCCTGTGGGGCCCCGACGCCGAGTCCGAGGCCTCGATCCGGCTGTCCTGGACCACGCTGCACAAGTCGTCGCGCCCGCTGATCGGCGAGATCGAGGCGCTGCGCGAGGCGCTGCGCGGCGAGGGCGTCGACCGGATCGTCCTGGCCGGCATGGGTGGCTCGTCGCTCGCGCCGGAGGTCATCGCGGCGACCGAGAACGTCGCGCTGACCGTGCTGGACACCACCGACCCGGGCCAGGTCGCCGACGCGCTGGCCGGCGACCTCCAGCGCACGGTGCTGGTGGTGTCGTCGAAGTCCGGCGGCACGGTGGAGACCGACAGCCACCGCCGGATCTTCGCGAAGGCGTTCGCGGACAACGGGATCGACGCGGCGCGGCGGATCGTCGTGGTCACCGACCCCGGTTCGCCGCTGTCCGAGCTGGCCGAGAAGGAGGGGTACCGCAAGGTGTTCCTCGCCGACCCGCACGTGGGCGGGCGCTACTCGGCGCTCACCGCGTTCGGGCTGGTGCCCGCCGGGCTGGCCGGTGCGGACATCGCCCGGCTGCTCGACCAGGCCGCGGCCGCCGCGCAGGTCCTCGGCGCCGACAGCGCCGACAACCCGGCGGTCAAGCTGGCCGCCGCGTGGGCCGCCGCGCACAACGCCGGCGCGGAGAAGGTCGTGCTGGCCGACACCGGCTCCGGCATCACCGGGTTCGCCGACTGGGCGGAGCAGCTGATCGCCGAGTCCACCGGCAAGCTCGGCACCGGCCTGCTGCCGGTCGCCGTGGACGGCCCGGCCGCGCCCGGCTTCGCCGACGCGGGCGCCGACGCGACCCCGGTCGCGATCGGCCCGGTCACCGGTGCCGCCAAGGTGGCCACCACCGGCTCGCTCGGCGCGCAGTTCCTGCTGTGGGAGTTCGCCACCGCGATCGCCGGGCGGCTGCTGAAGATCAACCCGTTCGACCAGCCGGACGTGGAGGCCGCGAAGAAGGCCGCCCGTTCGCTGCTGGACGACCCGTCGAAGCTGACCGGCGGCGAGACGCCGACCACGGTGGACGACGCGGTGGAGATCTTCGCCCCGGCCGGCGTCTCGGGCGACGGCTCGCTGTCCGACGTGCTGCGGGAGTTCCTGGCGACCGCGCCGGAGGGTGGCTACCTCGCGGTGCAGGCCTACCTGGACCGGCTCGACGACGCCTCGGCGGCGCTGCTGCGTCCCGAGCTGGCGAAGCGGACCGGGCTGCAGACCACCTTCGGGTGGGGGCCGCGGTTCCTGCACTCGACCGGCCAGTACCACAAGGGCGGTCACCAGAACGGCATCTTCCTGCAGATCACCGGCGCGAACGAGGACGACCTCGACGTGCCGGACCGGCCCTACACCCTGGGCCAGCTGCAGCACGCGCAGGCGCTCGGCGACGGCCAGGTGCTGACCGAGCGCGGCCGTCCGGTGCTGCGGCTGCACCTGACCGACCGGGCCGCGGGCCTGGCTGAGCTCATGCGCGCGGTACAGGAGGCCGAGTGA